In the Emcibacteraceae bacterium genome, ACCAAGGGTCGTAAACCGTTCATAAGTGGCGGGATAATCCCGTTCAATGACCTTCATAACCGGCGCCGTTTTTCCGGGAATAAGATCACATTCCCCTTTACGCCACTCTTTAACATCCGGTTGTGCAAGTTCGCCCGGTGTATCATGCTGAATAGGGGAAAGGACGATTTCCTTTTCTGTCCCCAGATTGCCTTCGCAAAGTTCAGAAAACTTTTTCGCAATCCCTTTATAGATTTCCCAGTCCGATTTGCTTTGCCATACCGGATCAATCGCTTTTGAAAGCGGGTGAATAAACGGATGCATATCCGATGTATTCAAATCATTTTTTTCGTACCAGCTGGCTGTTGGCAGGACAATATCCGAATAAATACAAGTGGTTGACATTCTAAAATCAAGAGTAACCACAAGATCAAGTTTGCCCTCCGGAGCTTCATCATGCCATTGAACCTCCCGAGATCCTTTTGCCCCCTCCGCTCCAAGGTCTTTGCCCTGTAACCCATGCTGTGTTCCCAGGAAATGCTTAAGGAAATACTCATGTCCCTTGCCGGACGAACCAAGAATATTTGACCGCCAGATAAACATATTGCGAGGCCAGTTGACCGGATCATCCGGATTTTCACAGGACATTCTGAGGTCGCCTGATTTAAGACGTCCTACAACATAGTCAATCGGATCTTTACTGGCATCACCCGCTTGTCGAACCAGATCAAGCGGGTTTTCCTCCAGCTGCGGCGCAGACGGAAGCCATCCCATTCTTTCCGATTTTATGTTGCAGTCAATAAGTGAACCTTCCCATTTTTTCCTGTCTGCAAGGGGGGAAAGAATTTCATCGACTTTCAATGTTTCATAACGCCATTGGTCTGTATGCGCATAAAAGAATGATGTTGAGTTCTGGTGTCGTGGCGGCCTGTTCCAGTCCAGCGCAAAGGCCAGTGGTGTCCAACCGGTCTGTGGTCTTAATTTTTCCTGCCCGACATAGTGTGACCACCCCCCGCCAGACTGGCCGATACAACCACAAAAAACCAGCATATTAATACAGGCCCTATAGTTCATATCCATATGGTACCAATGGTTCATTGCGGCACCTATGATGATCATGGACTTGCCTTTTGTTACATCGGCATTTTTTGCAAAAGCACGAGCAACCTGAATGACCTTTTCTGCGCTGACACCGGTTATGCTTTCCTGCCACTTTGGCGTATAGGGTATATTTTCATCATAACTTGCAGCAACATTATTGCCCCCCAACCCTTTACGGGCAATGCCGTAATTGGCACAAAGCAGATCAAAGACGGAGGCTACAGGTGTTTTCTTGCCGTTAAGTTCGAGATATCTGACCGGTACATTCCTTTTAAGAATTTCTTCCTGCTTGTTGGTTTTAAAATATCCATGCTCGTGGCTTTGTCCTGCAAAATAAGGGAAGCCGACTTCCAGAATATCATCATGGTTTTTCAGTAATGATTTTAATGGTCTGATTTTAGATCCTGATTTTGAATCAGCGGGCGAAATATTCCATTTCCCGTCTTCGCCCCACCTAAAACCGATAGATCCTGTTGGCACGGAAATTTCATCCGTTAGCTCATCAAAAACCACCGTTTTCCAATCAGGATTATTTTTTTCATTGAGTGAATTATCGAAGTCCGAAGCCCGCACCATCCGGCCCGGCGCGAATAAATCCCCCTTCTCTTCCAGCTTAACCAAGAATGGCATATCACTGTATGTCCGGCAATATTCATCAAAATAGTCCGATGTATTCTCAAGATGAAATTCCTTCAGGATGACGTGTCCCATCGCCATGGCCATGGCCGCATCTGTACCCTGACGCGGATTAAGCCAGATATCGCCAAATTTTGATGCCTCTGAATAATCCGGAGTTACAGTAACAACCTGTGTTCCTTTATAACGTGCTTCAGTCATAAAATGGGCATCAGGCGTACGGGTCTGAGGCACATTTGACCCCCACATAATGATAAATCCCGAATTATACCAGTCTGCGCTTTCCGGTACATCCGTCTGCTCGCCCCAGCTTTGTGGCGATGCGGGCGGCAGGTCGCAGTACCAGTCATAAAAACTCATACAGACCCCGCCGATCAGGGACAGATAACGTGATCCGGCGGCATAGGAAACCATCGACATTGCAGGAATAGGGGAAAATCCTATGATACGATCAGGCCCATACTGCTTGATCGTATAAATATTGGATGCTGCAATAATTTCGTTAACCTCATCCCAGTCTGCACGAATAAACCCGCCACGGCCCCGTACTTTTTGATAGGACTGTCTTAAAACCGGATCACTTTGTATATAATTCCAGGCCTTTACCGGATCCCCACCCACTTCACTTTTCGCATCACGCCATATCTTAATCAGTTTTTTTCTGATCAGCGGGTATTTCAGACGATTGGCTGAGTAAATATACCAGCTGTAACTTGCACCACGTGAACATCCCCTTGGTTCATGGTTTGGCAGGTCGGGTCTGGTCCTCGGATAATCAGTCTGTTGCGTTTCCCAGGTAATGAGGCCGTTCTTCACATAAATCTTCCATGAACAGGACCCGGTACAGTTTACGCCATGAGTTGAGCGAACTATTTTATCATGAGCCCAACGATCTCTATAGGCCGATTCCCAAGCCCTGTTTTCTTCAGTCGTTATACCATGACCGTTTGAAAATTCCTCTCTGTCCTGGGAAAAATAACTGATACGATCTATAAAATAGCTCATCGCTACGGCTCCTTAAGTTATTATTTATTCTTAGTTTATGGGGATCACTCCTGCTTCCCCTTGATTCAAATCAAGCGTTTTCATCATGGGTTCCTATAGGCAGTACCTGGACGTAAATAGGCCCACCAGTTAAGGATCAGGCAGAAGCCATAAAAGGCTGCAAAACCATATAACGCATATTCAGGCGTTTTAAGGTTGATCTGCTCACCCAGAACCTGTGGCACGATAAAGGCACCATAAGCCGCAACCGCGGAAGTCCATCCGAGAACCGGCCCTGCCTGTTCCTTATCAAAGATGATTGCAATTGTTCTGAAGGTTGAGCCATTACCTATACCAGTTGCGGTAAACAACACTAGGAACAATAGGAAAAATGGAAGGAAAAATTCTTCCGGTGTTGGTGAATTAAATGCAGCCTTCATATAATAGGCGACACCCAGAGCACTGGCGACCATAACAGCAGAGCATATTTGCGTGACCAGAGACCCACCAATCCTATCGGATATCCAGCCGCCGACCGGCCTTATCAGCGCACCGATAAAGGCGCCCATCCAGCCATACATCAGAGCACTGGGGCCATTGGGATTGGATATATTATGTGTCATTACACCATCAGGTCCCATTATATGCTGAAAGCCGAATATCACTTTTATCGAAAGCGGAAATGCCGCCGCAAACCCGATAAATGATCCAAAGGTCATAGTATAGAGAACCGTCATTATCCAGGTGTGAGGGTGCCTGAAAATCTGATACTGGTGTGTCAAATTTTTTCCAATTTCACCAGGAAGCGATTTTAATGCCATTACGGTTGCAATGATAACGGCAGGAATTACCACATACTTGCTCAAATCTACGCCCGCACCATTGGCACTGGAAGGTAGTATTAGCCATAATCCTGCGGCTGCAGCGACGAAGCCAATTGCCAGCATAACGCCGATTTGCAGAAACGCCATTGGTGGCGCACCCAAATCGGGCGAAACATGTTTTGCTTTAATATTATCCATACCCAGCCATGCAGCTATTGAAAGCGGGATCAACAGAACAAGCCAGACATACCCTGCATTATGGATATAGGTTTCTGTTCCAGCTGGAATTTTACCAATCAATGTTCCGCTATAATCCTGCAACACCATTGGCGCACCGCCGAATACTGCAAATGTCATGATTAGCGGGATAAGGATTTGCATAGTTGTAACCCCAAAGTTACCAAGTCCAGCATTTAATCCCAATGATAAGCCTTTGATTTTTTTTGGAAAAAAGAAACTTATATTTGACATTGATGATGCAAAGTTTCCTCCGCCAAGACCAGACAGAAGGGCCAGTGCCTGGAATACCCATAATGGAGTATTAATATTCTGCAAGGCCAGACCGGTACCCAATGCTGGTACAATCAGAAGAGCGGTGGTCATAAAAATGGTATTTCTGCCGCCTGCCAGCCGTATGAAGAATGTCGATGGAATTCTGAGTGTGGCTCCGGATAAACCGGCAATCGCGGCAAGTGTGAACAGTTCTGAATTCGCAAAGGGGAACCCAAGATTGAGCATTTGAACTGTAATAATACCCCAATACATCCATATGGCAAACGCACAGAGCAAACAAGGTATGGAAATCCATAAATTACGGTAGGCTATTTTTGAGCCGTATGTTTCCCATTGAACCTTGTTTTCGGGATCCCAGTGTACTAGCCCCTGATGCTTGAATTCAAGATCCTTATCTTTCCTTTCAACGATATCTTCTGTTTTAAATTCAGGAAGCCATTTTGGTTTTTCAATTGCGCCTTCCATATAAAGAATTGATGCATGCATCCAAAGAAGCGCTATCAGAGTAACGACAAACAATAGCATAAAGCAGCTGGTCCAAATACCTGTCACATCCTTCATTATCCCAAACATTATAGGAAAAACAAAGCCGCCAAGTCCACCAACCAGGCCGACAATACCGCCAACGGCACCGACATTATCAGGATAATAAACCGGAATATGCTTATAGACCGCAGCCTTTCCCAAGGACATGAAGAACCCTAAAATAGCTGTTAGCCCAACGAATGGCCACAAGCCAATTTCCAATGAAAATGAAATTGGTCCATCGACACCATGAACAATATATTCAGTTGATGGATATGACAGAAAGAAGCATGCAATAACACAGGCGCTCAAAGTCCAGTACATAATGGTTCTTGCCCCAAAGCGATCGGACATCCATCCACCAAGGGCCCTAAAAATTGAGCCAGGTAAGGCATAAGCGGCCGCGAGCATTCCGGCTGTGCCAATATCAAGGCCATAAACCCCAACATAATACCTGGGAAGCCATAAAGCCAACGCAACAAAAGCACCGAAAACAAAGAAATAATAAAGCGAAAAGCGCCAGACTTGAAGTTTCTTAAGTGGCTCCATCTGTTCAAGAATGCCGCGCGGCTTTATTTTTTTAAGCCGTCTTTCCACAAGCTTAGGATCATCCTTAGTAAAAACATAGAAAATGATAGCCGCTACCAACATTATTATGGAGTAAGCTTGTGCCAGTCCCTGCCAGCCCAACCAGATTAGGAGTATTGGGGCACCAAAGTTAGTAAAAGCGGCACCGACATTACCAACCCCGAAAATTCCCAGTGCCGTCCCCTGTTTTTCCTGCTCATACCATTGGGAAATATAGGCCACCCCTACTGAGAAACCACCACCAGCCAATCCTACCCCCAGTGCCGCCAACAGATATAACTGGTATGTATTTATTGAAGATAAAAGATAAGTGGATAAGGCGGATGCGATCATTGTAAGTGTCATTACAATTCGTCCACCATACTGATCTGCCCAAATCCCAAGTAATAAACGGCTCAGTGAACCTGTTAGAACAGGCATAGCAACCAGAATACCAAATTGTGTATCGGATAGTCCCAAATTCTGTTTAATCTGCAATCCTAATATTGAGAAAATGGTCCATATTGCAAAACATACAGTAAATGCAAATGTGCTTAGTGTAAGTGCTCTATTTTGGTCAGTTTTTGTAATTATCATAATAGCCTCCGCAGCCTATCTAACTAATGGGTGACTTTGACTTGTTTAAATTTACTTCTTGGCCTATTATCGCACTCAAAGGGAATGTCTGACTTGATTCAAATCAAGGTGAGGGAAAGCTAATAAAATGCTAATGGGGTATTGTTAGTAATGAATATACTCACAGAGTTTAATCATTTAAAAAAACCACAACTATTCGAAAAGCTTTCTGAAGAAAGTCTGCGAAGAATACTTGAATGCTCCATCTTAAAGAAATACGAGAAAAATAGATTACTGGTTCAGCAGGGTGATACACCAAAATTTGTTTATTTGGTGATGAGTGGATCAATTAAAACTTTTCGGATTAATGATGAAGGTGAAGAAGCAACTATCCGAATGCTCGAACCTGGTGATACCTGTATGGAAGCAGTTATGTTTATGGGGGGACCTTCACCAATTAATGTACAGACAATTACAGATTCAGAAACTTTGTTAATTCCTGAGCGGATAATTAAAACACTTGTTTTCGAGGATACTCAATTTTCGGTCAATCTTTTAAGAATTGTGACCCGCCATTATAAAAATGCGATGCACCAGATAGATGCTATGAATATTAAATCTCCTCTTCAGCGAATAGGATATTATTTTTTGCTTAAACATATTGAGCAAGGAAATGAAAGTCTTGAATTCAAACTCCCCTTTAAAAAACAAATGGTTGCAAATTATCTGGGTATGACACCTGAAACTTTTTCACGGTCCTTAAAGCAAATGAGAAATATGGGGGTCATAGTGGAAGATGATAAGATAAGTTTAAAAGATGCACGCAGCCTTTGTCTATTTTGTGATTCCGATACCGCAGCATTATGCGCGGATCATAACAAAGAAGATTGTCAATTTTGCCTGCTACATTAAATTAATAAATTAACAACCTTCTTTATTTTCTGATTTATATCTTTCTCTTTTTTAGAAGCCCGCACCCAACTGAAACCAGAATTTCTTACGTCCCGGAATGTTTGCAGTGCCGTTATAATCAGCATATTTCAGAAGAACATTAAGATTTTTTATTGGTCCTAAATTCAGGTTAGCAAATGTCTTTCCGACGGATAAATTAAGCTCGTTCCCAAAATCTCCACTGAGCGATTGATCATCATCAAATTTGTGATAAACAGCGGTGATCACCATTCCATCAACCAGATGATCAACTCCGGAAATTTTATATGCCGCGCTTAGATAATAGTCACGCAAGCCACTTATTGGGGTGGCTAAAAACGCATCAGCCCATCCGTTAAATTTATGAAGCGTCGCCAGCGGGGTCTGAAAAGCCGCAGTGCCATCACTACCCAACACCTCATATCCGGCTTTCAGAGTAAATCCATACCCTGCAACAGATGGTGCAATATGATAATAGGTTTCAGAGAATGACAATGGATTATTGGCATTTTCACTTTGAGATGCGATTTCAGCTTCATAGGAAAAATCCCAGTCAGCATTAATCGGCAAAGTACCCGTTGCCCTTAACCCGAACGTTTTTGAGGATTGAGACGCCAACTGTTTGAATTCTATCCAGTACCCATAGCCGACTAGTTTAAGTTCTTTGCCCAAACTATAAGCGGCATTAAAAGCGTGAATATTGGAATCAAGATCACCTAATGGATGCTTGTTGCCCTGTATACGGTTAACATTATAGCTATAGAGATAGAGCCACTCGAAATTTTTAAGACTGTTATTTTTAAACTGAACGGCGTCCAGAGTTTGATCATTTTGCCGCCAGTCAACCGAACCGATAAAACGTTGATTATCAAGATCGATCTTCTGACGACCAACGGTAAGTTTGCTTTTTGGTATTCCATTCCATGACAACCAGAACTGGTTGAATTCAACGCCGTCAGGATCGACGATGACCGGATAGGCCGTCCTGCCGTTCACTGTGTCATTAAATGCATCATTTCCAATATGTGTAATAAACTGCCCTTCTGCCAATGCCTGGAACCTTTTAAATTCACCCGTTTTAAAACCAATATTCGCTCTTATTGTTGAGGCGTTTGCATTTTCCAGCGGGAAGTTATCCTGTTCCACATGTTCATACCGATACCTTAACTGGCCAATAAGTGAGCCATTTTTAATAATATCTTCAATATCATTTTCAGCCAGTGCCTTCCCGGATCCGAATGCATAAAGCCCAACAAAACCAATTAAGGCAGGAGACAATAGTTTATTTAATTTAGACATTTAATTTCACCCAGTTGAACAATCTTATTGCTCTAAGGATGAAGGAAGTGAAGTATTTCACCTTGATTCTAATCAAGCTAAATTTTTCTTCGATACATTCGCTAGTATTGCAGAATATTAAGATAAGTTCGCTATTTTAAAATACTAAATTATTAGGGTTTATATGATAGATAAATCTTAACTATTTAGAGAATTTAATGACCTTGGCTTTCTTACCCTTTAGTGAACCAGCTATGGCACCTGAAATGCGATCAGCAGCGGCACGGGCCGGATCATCTGCAATATGGGCATATCTGGCGGTGGTTTTAGGATCAGAATGACCTAACAACTTTCCAACAATCGGGAGGCCTAACCCCGCTCCCGCACCCACACTGGCAAAGGAATGGCGAAGATCATGTAACCTTACATCATTTAATTTGGCATTTTTGCGGATGCGAAGCCAGACCCTTGGAAGGCCTACAAAATACCCCTCATTGGAATAACTTGGAAACACATGTTGATTACCATTAATAGGCACAATTTGATCCAGCAATTGCAAGGCTGGCTTACCAAGGGGGACTATTTTCTGCCCTGTTTTTGAACCCTTGAGCCGCAAGCATCCAAAATCAAAATCGACTTCTTCCCAGGTTAACGAAAGTATTTCCATCTTCCTACACCCGGTAAGGAGTAATAACCTTATGGCGTCAAGAGCGGGCGGATATTCACCCATATTTTCGGCTTCGATTAATGCTTCACCAAGTCTTGAAATTTCTTCCGGTGATAGAAATCTTTCTTTTTTCTTGTCTGGATATCTTTTTACACCCTTTACCGGGTTATCATTTCGAATGCCTTCATCCACAGCAAATGACATTATTCCACCCAGTAGCCCAACAGTCCTCGTCGCTGTCCCTTCCCCACCGGCGACACGCGCAAGGCCATGTTTTTTGGTTTTAATATTCTTGGCTGTTTTACCACGGGCAATATCATGGAGGAATTTTCTTACATCAGCAGAATTTAAATCCTTAACTTTTTTCCTTCCCAGTAAAGGTTTTATATGGCGTTCAATACGACCAATATCGGTAGCAATAGTTGAAGGTTTCTTGGTCGCGCATCCGTATTTTAAATAATCATTACAAAGCTCAGATATTGTATTAGCCTTTTTTTCAAGCTGTTTCTGTGCCTGTGGGTCTGATCCCTTAGCGACCTTTCCAAGCACACCTTTTGCTTCTTTACGGGCTTCCTCGACCGATAAAGGGCCGTATTTACCAATAGTATATCTCTTGGTCGGGTTTCCGCGACCGCCGGGCCGATACTGGACAATAAATACTTTATTCCCCGCCGGTGTAATCTTGAGGCCAAAACCTTTTAATTCACCGTCCCAGATAAATTTATCTTTATCTTCTGGCTTTAATTTATCTATTCCATTTTTGGTAATTTTCGAACCCATCTGATTACTTCCTTATTTGGATTGCTAGCAAGCACATAGCAAGCACCAGCAATCACATTTAGTATATTTCACGGAAACAGTATATCACAAAATATGTTTATTTATCAATAGTTATATAAAATTAAGAAACATAAAGAAACATAGGCACCTGCCCTCCGAAGGCAGAGGTTATAGGTTCGAATCCCGTCGGGTGCGCCAATTTTTACTGCTTCAAAATTGCCCTTTTAAGCGTCCGAACACTCCCCCAAAAAAGAGTCTTAATTCTGATATAATTGACTCGTCATACTGCAACAAAAGCATCAATTAAATATCACTTTTCCTTAAACGGCCTGTCACAAATCAAGATCATATTCCCCCCTGCCTGAACGGGCGAATGTCCAAAGAGGACAAAGTTAATTATTTAGGAATATAATCAAAATGGAAACTACACCTGAAAAACCAGAAATTCGGACATCAGAATTTTGGAAAAGCCTGCTCTGCACTTCTGCCATAGCCGGCGTTATAATGGTTTCTCCGGCATTTGCCGCAGATGAGGCCGCAGAAAAAGCGAATGAAGAACAATCCGTTCAATCCACAACGGCAGCTGCTGCCGCAGAGGCGGCCGTCGCCGACTCAGACAAGGAAGAAGTGATTGTTGTTGTTGGCAAGCCGACGACATACGCCAACAACGCCACTGACAATGTGATGATCGAGCAGGAATCAACAGCAGCAAGTGTCCTTTCCGTGATTGATAACCTGCCCGGTGTTAATATCAGTGAAGGCGGCACCTTCGGGTCTGATGACTGGTCAACCACCGTCAATATGCGTGGTTTTACCGTTGGGCTTAGTGAACAACAGATCGGCATGACCATTGACGGCCTGCCAAACGGTAATTCAAACTATGGTGGCGGTTCAAAAGCCAACCGCTATATCGATTTTGAAAACCTTGCCCGTGCTGAAGTATCACAGGGAACAAGTGATATTTCCTCCGCATCCCACGAGGCTCTTGGCGGCACTATCAACTTTGTTACCAATAATCCGCTTGATGATCAACGTCTGCGCGCCAGCCTCAGCATTGGTGACCATAATGCAAGACGCTATTATTTCCGTTACGACACTGGGCATCTGACCGACAGCACCACCGCTTATTTAAGCTATTCCCGTCAGTCAAATGACGCCTGGATCGGCTTGGCCGGCGGCACCGAGCGCGATCATATTTCCGCAAAATTTGTAACCGAACTGGACAACTGGACCATCACTGGTCGTTTTTCATGGGATGATGCCAATGAAGATAACTTCCAGCGCATCAGCCTTGCCCAGTTTGAGGAAAACCCGGACTGGGACCGTTTGACCGACACCATCACCGGCATTCCTTATGTTGACCAGGCATATCGCCCATCATGGTCAACGCTTCGGAACAATTATTTCACTTACCTTCGTGCGGCATATGAAGATGACGCCTTAAAAGCAACCATCACCCCATATTATCATGTACAAAAAGGTCGTGGCGACTGGGTGCCACAATATATTGTCGATGTTACCGGAGGCACAACAAGCATGCCATCGGGCGTACGTGACCTCCATACCGGTCCGGACACCATTTATGGCGGTTCATTCGGTGGCGCTTATTCATTTGTTGATGCCATGGGTACTCCCCTTGCCCCGATTGACGGCTGTACAGCCCGTCTGACATTCCCATATGGCGGCGGCGGTGCCGGCGATAATCCGGCCTGTTATCAGGCGGATGCCAACCCGGCCAGTTCTTATCGTCATACCCATTATAACAAGCAACGTATCGGCCTGACCGCTGATGCCCAATATGAAATCGCTGAAAATAACATTCTTCGTGGCGGTTTATGGTGGGAACGTGCCGACCGCGATGAAAGCCGCGACTGGCACCGTATCATAGACCCGAGAAGCTCGCATATGTTTGATAATGCGGCCTACTGGCGTCAATATGACCGTAACTTCATCACCGATACATTTATGCTTTATGGTGAAGATACACTGACCCTTGGCGATCTGACCCTGAATGGTGGTCTTCGTAAATTCTTCGTTGATCTGACCAGAAAGGATAATTTCGGAATAGACTCAGAGGCTAAAGTAAATTCAGACTCAAAAATCCTGTTCACTGCCGGCGCCATTTATGAAGCGACGGATGAAGTTGAGCTCTTCACCGGCTTTTCACAAAACTATGCCGCGATCAAAGATAACATCATTGAGGAAAGCGCCGCGATTGTTGGTGTGGACGGCGAAAAAGCCGATAACTATGACCTTGGTCTTCGCATTCGTAATGACTGGATCCGGGCAAGTCTGACCGGTTATTACATTAAATTCTCAAACCGGATTGTTGGTATTCCTGTTGGTGATGTTTCCGGGATCGATTACGCCTCACAGATTGATACGGTTTATCAGAATGTCGGCGGTATCGACTCCAAAGGGATCGAAGCCAGCATTTCTGCTGACATTACAGACAGCTGGAACCTATATTCATCGCTGACCGTCAATGACAGTAAATATAACCAGACCATCGGCAACGTTACCAAGGATAAGAAAGTGGCGCTTGCCCCTGAATTCCAGCTGGTGGGAACATTAAGCTATCAGAATGACGGCATCTTCGGTGGTGTGTCAGCCAAACATATCGGCAAACGCTGGGGCGATTTTGCCAACACGGAACGCCTTCCATCGTCAACGATATTTGATCTCTGGATCGGCTATGACATTGAAATGCAGAACGGCCCAAGCAACATGCGTGTCTCGCTCAATGTCAATAACCTGATGGATAAAAGATATCTGGGCGGCGGTACACCAGGCGGTTACTTTATCGGAACAGGTCGTCAGGTGATGGCAAACATCACATTCGACTACTAGGATAATAATAACTTAAGCCAATATAAACTTGAGGGAAGCCTAAAACCAGGCTTCCCTTTTTTACTTTCCCTTTTTTACTTAAAGGACAGACAGATGAGCAAAATAAACAGACGCGAATTTCAGATCGGGGCCGGACTGACCCTTGCCGGCTTTTCGGCGCTCGCCACCAACCGGGCGACTGCAAAGGGCATCGACATGCCAAAAGTGATGGGGGATAAGCCCTTATCGCGTATTCTTTTCGGCTCCTGCTGCCATCAGGATAAGGAACAACCGATCTGGTCTGGGGTCCTAAACAAAAAACCGGAACTATTTTTGTTTTTAGGGGATAATATTTACGGGGACAGCCGCGATATGGCCGTGCTTGCCGCCAAATATAAAAAGCAGGCCCCGAATTTTGAGGCGATCAGGAAACAGGCGGATGTCATGGCCATCTGGGACGATCATGATTTTGGTGAAAATGACGCAGGTAAGGATTACCCGTTTCGTGATCAGTCAAAAGAGCTCTTTTTTGATTTCTGGGACGTGCCGAAGGGAAGCAGCCGACGTCGTGACGGCGACGGTATTTATACATCGGCCCTTTTCGGGCCCGAGGATAAGCGAATTCACATTATCCTGCCGGATTTACGCTATAACCGTGACCCGCTTAAAACCGTGGACAGCATGGATAAGGCGAAGGACAGGGAAATTGCCGGTTTCGGCCCTTACCTTCCGGTTATGGGAAAGAACAGCACCATGCTTGGCGAAGCGCAGTGGCAATGGCTTGAGCGGCAGATGCAGGTCCCGTCAAAAATAAAAATTATCGGCTCGAGCTTACAGTATATCGCGACCCAGCCGGGCTGGGAATCCTGGGCTAATTTCCCCCATGAACGGCAGCGGCTGATTGAACTTATCAGAAAATACCGGGTCGAAGGGGTCTTTTTCATCAGCGGCGATACCCACT is a window encoding:
- a CDS encoding Crp/Fnr family transcriptional regulator; translated protein: MNILTEFNHLKKPQLFEKLSEESLRRILECSILKKYEKNRLLVQQGDTPKFVYLVMSGSIKTFRINDEGEEATIRMLEPGDTCMEAVMFMGGPSPINVQTITDSETLLIPERIIKTLVFEDTQFSVNLLRIVTRHYKNAMHQIDAMNIKSPLQRIGYYFLLKHIEQGNESLEFKLPFKKQMVANYLGMTPETFSRSLKQMRNMGVIVEDDKISLKDARSLCLFCDSDTAALCADHNKEDCQFCLLH
- a CDS encoding nitrate reductase subunit alpha, with amino-acid sequence MSYFIDRISYFSQDREEFSNGHGITTEENRAWESAYRDRWAHDKIVRSTHGVNCTGSCSWKIYVKNGLITWETQQTDYPRTRPDLPNHEPRGCSRGASYSWYIYSANRLKYPLIRKKLIKIWRDAKSEVGGDPVKAWNYIQSDPVLRQSYQKVRGRGGFIRADWDEVNEIIAASNIYTIKQYGPDRIIGFSPIPAMSMVSYAAGSRYLSLIGGVCMSFYDWYCDLPPASPQSWGEQTDVPESADWYNSGFIIMWGSNVPQTRTPDAHFMTEARYKGTQVVTVTPDYSEASKFGDIWLNPRQGTDAAMAMAMGHVILKEFHLENTSDYFDEYCRTYSDMPFLVKLEEKGDLFAPGRMVRASDFDNSLNEKNNPDWKTVVFDELTDEISVPTGSIGFRWGEDGKWNISPADSKSGSKIRPLKSLLKNHDDILEVGFPYFAGQSHEHGYFKTNKQEEILKRNVPVRYLELNGKKTPVASVFDLLCANYGIARKGLGGNNVAASYDENIPYTPKWQESITGVSAEKVIQVARAFAKNADVTKGKSMIIIGAAMNHWYHMDMNYRACINMLVFCGCIGQSGGGWSHYVGQEKLRPQTGWTPLAFALDWNRPPRHQNSTSFFYAHTDQWRYETLKVDEILSPLADRKKWEGSLIDCNIKSERMGWLPSAPQLEENPLDLVRQAGDASKDPIDYVVGRLKSGDLRMSCENPDDPVNWPRNMFIWRSNILGSSGKGHEYFLKHFLGTQHGLQGKDLGAEGAKGSREVQWHDEAPEGKLDLVVTLDFRMSTTCIYSDIVLPTASWYEKNDLNTSDMHPFIHPLSKAIDPVWQSKSDWEIYKGIAKKFSELCEGNLGTEKEIVLSPIQHDTPGELAQPDVKEWRKGECDLIPGKTAPVMKVIERDYPATYERFTTLGPLMENVGNGGKGISWDTKEEVEFLKALNGEKDGRAKIETDIDACETILSLAPETNGEVAVKSWAALGKITGRDHTHLARPKEEEKIRFRDIQAQPRKIISSPTWSGIESEHVCYNAGYTNVHEFIPWRTLTGRQQLYQDHPWMIDFGEGLVSYRPPINTRTVNSLAQNEGNEGPSIALNFITPHQKWGIHSTYSDNLHMLTLSRGGPIVWLSEEDAKKINARDNDWLEIINSNGVIVARAVVSQRVNQGMLMMYHAQEKLVHTPGSPTTNARGGIHNSVTRTTVKPTHMIGGYAQLSYGFNYYGTVGSNRDEFVMVRKLDQVDWMEETVNEEVAE
- a CDS encoding MFS transporter, producing the protein MIITKTDQNRALTLSTFAFTVCFAIWTIFSILGLQIKQNLGLSDTQFGILVAMPVLTGSLSRLLLGIWADQYGGRIVMTLTMIASALSTYLLSSINTYQLYLLAALGVGLAGGGFSVGVAYISQWYEQEKQGTALGIFGVGNVGAAFTNFGAPILLIWLGWQGLAQAYSIIMLVAAIIFYVFTKDDPKLVERRLKKIKPRGILEQMEPLKKLQVWRFSLYYFFVFGAFVALALWLPRYYVGVYGLDIGTAGMLAAAYALPGSIFRALGGWMSDRFGARTIMYWTLSACVIACFFLSYPSTEYIVHGVDGPISFSLEIGLWPFVGLTAILGFFMSLGKAAVYKHIPVYYPDNVGAVGGIVGLVGGLGGFVFPIMFGIMKDVTGIWTSCFMLLFVVTLIALLWMHASILYMEGAIEKPKWLPEFKTEDIVERKDKDLEFKHQGLVHWDPENKVQWETYGSKIAYRNLWISIPCLLCAFAIWMYWGIITVQMLNLGFPFANSELFTLAAIAGLSGATLRIPSTFFIRLAGGRNTIFMTTALLIVPALGTGLALQNINTPLWVFQALALLSGLGGGNFASSMSNISFFFPKKIKGLSLGLNAGLGNFGVTTMQILIPLIMTFAVFGGAPMVLQDYSGTLIGKIPAGTETYIHNAGYVWLVLLIPLSIAAWLGMDNIKAKHVSPDLGAPPMAFLQIGVMLAIGFVAAAAGLWLILPSSANGAGVDLSKYVVIPAVIIATVMALKSLPGEIGKNLTHQYQIFRHPHTWIMTVLYTMTFGSFIGFAAAFPLSIKVIFGFQHIMGPDGVMTHNISNPNGPSALMYGWMGAFIGALIRPVGGWISDRIGGSLVTQICSAVMVASALGVAYYMKAAFNSPTPEEFFLPFFLLFLVLFTATGIGNGSTFRTIAIIFDKEQAGPVLGWTSAVAAYGAFIVPQVLGEQINLKTPEYALYGFAAFYGFCLILNWWAYLRPGTAYRNP